The proteins below are encoded in one region of Xenopus laevis strain J_2021 chromosome 8L, Xenopus_laevis_v10.1, whole genome shotgun sequence:
- the klhdc9.L gene encoding kelch domain-containing protein 9 — MASPCCQWKWNPVAQNELFARAFHTCSAVRDKLYIFGGVRSGEPKDTPLGDMVMFDPEQESVESVSEESGFRRSHHDCVLLGDRCLCVAGGWDGSRRVSSVFSYDTVAGEWAMWAEGPTNNPPVGLSSHTCTRITDYELRVIGREGGLRTQRRYSSVYTLRVNTNTKTYWYKEEASRTASRSGHSAVLLPSETKQGKKAGYSLYVFGGRESSNIDTAGEWSKEKIQVSAVPCPRLTEQLSRLVSTEGAARWAPKSLRHQSCAVVGPFVVVYGGETLTKSRDAVCNDLYIYDTRTSPSCWFHFPGSERQRKRVGHRICLLNDRLYLVGGFGADGKTPCSEICILDIL, encoded by the exons ATGGCGTCCCCTTGTTGTCAGTGGAAATGGAATCCAGTGGCACAAAATGAATTGTTTGCCCGCGCGTTTCACACCTGCTCAGCTGTAAGGGACAAGCTGTATATATTTGGGGGAGTAAGATCTGGGGAGCCCAAGGATACCCCTCTTGGGGACATGGTGATGTTTGACCCTGAGCAGGAGTCGGTGGAGTCGGTATCAGAAGAGAGTGGATTTAGGAGGAGTCATCATGACTGTGTTCTGCTGGGGGACCGGTGTCTGTGTGTGGCCGGGGGCTGGGACGGATCCCGCAGGGTCTCTTCAGTTTTCAGCTACGACACGGTGGCAGGAGAGTGGGCGATGTGGGCAGAAGGACCAACAAATAACCCACCGGTGGGACTCAGCAGCCATACTTGTACCAGGATCACTGACTATGAGCTCCGTGTGATTGGCCGGGAGGGAGGGTTACGCACCCAGAGAAGATACTCCAGTGTCTACACCCTGAGGGTCAACACCAACACCAAAACTTATTG GTACAAGGAGGAGGCATCACGGACGGCGTCTCGTTCAGGACATTCGGCCGTATTGCTGCCGAGTGAAACAAAACAAGGGAAAAAAGCCGGATACTCACTGTATGTCTTTGGAGGTCGGGAATCCTCAAACATTGATACTGCAGGAGAGTGGAGCAAGGAGAAGATACAG GTGAGTGCAGTTCCCTGTCCCCGACTCACGGAACAACTCTCCCGACTCGTCTCAACAGAGGGAGCCGCCAGATGGGCCCCCAAAAGCCTCCGGCACCAGTCCTGTGCTGTGGTTGGGCCTTTTGTGGTGGTGTACGGGGGGGAGACGCTGACCAAGAGCAGAGACGCAGTCTGCAACGACCTCTATATCTACGACACAC GAACTTCCCCTTCCTGCTGGTTCCACTTCCCGGGCTCAGAGCGCCAGCGCAAGCGAGTGGGTCACCGAATATGTCTGCTCAACGACCGGCTCTACCTAGTGGGGGGCTTTGGGGCGGACGGAAAAACTCCCTGCTCTGAAATCTGCATCTTGGACATTCTGTAA